CCTCCAAGGACAGTGGCTTCGTGCCTTCTCTCCGCCCCTCACTGCCTGCGGAGCCCCCCTGTTTGGAATGAGGCCTCCCATTCGGAGTCTTACGGAGGGTGGGGGACGTGAGGCACCTGAGGCTCTGCTTTCAGCCCACCCTGTGTCCTCCTCCAGTTAGTTCCCAAGCACAAGAGGAAAATCCAGCCCAGGAAGATGGGCCCCCCAATGGCCTCCAGGAGAGTGGGCGAGGCTAAGGGGAAGGGCCCCAAGAAACCAAGCGAGGCCAAGGAGGACCCTCCCAACGTCGACAAGGTGAAAAAGGCAGCCAAGAGGCCAGCAAAGGTGCAGAAGGCTCCTCCCAAGCCAGGCACAGCCACAGAGAAGGCTCGCAAGCAAGGTGGCGTGGCCAAGGACACGAGGGCACAGTTGGGAGAGGCTAGGAAGGTGCCCCCCAAGCCAGACAAGGCCATGCGGGAAACTTCCAGTGCCGGCGGGCTCAGCAGGAAGGCAAAGGCCAAAGGCAGCAGGAGCAACCAAGGTAGCTGTGTGACTTTTAGGGGGTGGTGTGGGAATGGGGGTCTTGACAGCCACTGGAGTAGGGTCGGGGAGCCAGCTCTGGAGAGGGGTTTCCTTATCTAGTGCATGTGCCCTGAGTACTGGGCTTGACCTGGAGAGACATGGTAGCTAGTTGGGGGAAGGAGGCAGACATTTCAAGGGTTATGAACGGGGAGGCAGAAACCAGGAGCGTGACTCATTCTTGAGGcaggggtcagggaaggcttcctggaggaaggtgTCTCAAGCAGGGGAAGGGCCTttgcaaaggcctggaggcatAAAGAAGGTGgaatttttaggccaggcgtggtggcttatgcatttaagcccaacactttgggaggtcgaggcgggcggatcacttgaggtcaggagtttgagaccaacctggtcaacatggtgaacccccgtctctgctaaaaatacaaaaattagctgggcatggtggtgtacacctataatcccagctacttgggtggctgaggccggaaaatcacttaaacccaggaggcggatgttacagtgagttgagatcgcaccactgcactccagcgtgggtgacagagtgagactcgctctcaaaacaaaacacaagaagGTGGAGTTTTTGAGGAACTGTACATATTTCAGTCTACCTGCAGTGTTGGCAAGGAGAAGGTGTGAAGGGCAGCTGGAATCAGGGTTTTATCTGGAGGACGATGAGCTGTGGAAGGATTCTGACAGGAAGCAGCTAGGGCTagagttattctttttttcccctctctcttttagagacaggctcttgctctgtcacacaggtgaGTGCTGACCCCAGGAATTAGAGCCAATCTGGGCAAGATAGTGggatcccatctctgcaaaaaataaagatattagcCAGCGTGTTGTTGCACACCTgttgccccagctacttgggaggctgaggcaggaggctcacttgagcctgggaggtcaaggctgcagtaagctgagatcgcaccaccacactccagcacagtgacagagtgagaccctgtcttaaaagaaaaaaagagtattctGGCTGCCACGCGGAAGATAAATTAAAGGCTCGAGCTGACAGGCCCGTTAGACTTTGGCTTTGGTGGGCTTGGAGCACTACTGCTTTGCATAGAGCAAGTGCTTCAGTTAACCCTCCAGCCACTCTGTGAGGGACATGCTGTTATTCCCAGTCTTCAAACTAgtcactgaggctcagagtggctAAATGATTTGCCCCATGTCACATAGCTGAGTGAAGACCTAGGACCCAGGAGGGATGGGGGTTCCAGAGTCCCTGAAACTTCCTGCCCCACCAGCAGTGCCTCCTTCTTCCCCTACAAAACCTCCATCACATTCCAGGAGATGCTGAGGCCTGCAGGAAAACCACCGCTGGGAGTAAGAGTTCAAAACCCACGGCCAGCAAGGTAGGCGCCTGCATGACTTTCCCAGCCTGGCTGCCTGCCCTGAACAGGCCAGAGCTTGGGCATCCCACACTCAGCCTCTGGAAGGGTCAGCCAGGGATGGGGTTCAATTTCTTTTCCTACAAAGCACAGTCTACCACCTTCTTCTCTCTGCTCCCCCGGCACCCTGGGGTGTTGCCATCCCTGTCTTACAGATAAGAGCCTAAGGCTTAGAAGGGCGATGTTGTATACCCAGAGCCACCGAGCTGGGATTTCAGCCCTTCCCAGCTGTCTCTTTGCTCCCGGTTTGTTTTCGTATAGGTCACGAATGGTGCTGCTTCCCCGCCCAAAAAGAAGGTGGTGGCCAAGGCCAAGGCCCCTAAAGCTGGGCAGGGACCAAACACCAAGGCTGCTGCTCCTGCTAAGGGCAGGGGGTCCAAGGTGGCACCTGCACACTTGTCCAGGAAGACAGAGGCCCCCAAGGGCCCGAGAAAGGCTGGGCTGCCCATCAAGGCCTCATCATCCAAAGTGTCCAGCCAGAGGGCTGAAGCTTAGGGCCAAAGGCAGGGGTGGAGAGAAACCGAGCCTCTGCCCTAGTTTTTATTCTTCAGCAAACCACTGCTCTATGTATTTCATTGTAAGCTATTTATCAATAAAGACTTCTGTTGCTTTTTCCTCACAACTGGTGTGGGCAGAAGCTGAGGTTCAAGGATTTGGCCATTCGGTCCTTCATGAACATCCGCTGAGCACCTGCTGTTTACCTGGCCAATGCTGGGGCTCTGATAGGAGGTCCTGCCTCAGGGATACAGACTGTGTGCTGTATGGGGCTGCGGCATAGACATCAGATATCGGGATGCAAACGGGCTGGTGGAGGGAGAGTAACCCGGCCCTGAGATcaggcttccaggaggaggtgGCTTTTGATCCTAAAGGATGGGTAGCTGTTGTCAGGCAGATGACGCAGAGGGTGCCATCTGTGGGGTGGGATGAAAGGAGGGGATCTGTTTAGAAAGACCCCTCTGGCAGTGGAAAGGAAGGATTAGAGTAGCTGAGAAGAGAGGGAGACCTTCCAGCCACTGGTTCCCGAGTGCTCCTGGGCCCGGCGCTGTGACAGCCAACAGGTGTCCTACTCCCCAGCCAGCGCCTGTGCTCTGAAGAGGTAGGGCTGGCTGCTAGTTTAGACAGCATTGGAGGGGCTGTCTGAGCAAGGACCTGTGTCTGGAGGGGGTACAATTTCAGCAGAAGGAAGAGtgaatgcaaaggccctggggtgggaacATGCTTCTCAGACTGGGAGCTGCAGGAGAGTCTGTGGCTAGAGCCCAATAAAGGGAAGAACAGGAGTCTCTCCGACAAGGTCCAAGGTGCTTTAAAAACATCCGTGGCACTCCTCACACGGAGAGACAGGCTCTGTGTCCCTGCCCCTTGACTCCAGGCTCTATGCTTGACCAGTAGAATTCAGTGAGAATGATGCTGTGACAATTTCTGGGTCCCACCTTAAGGCAGCTTCTACTTCTTGTGTTTGGGGacactttttgttttgtgataCTCACTCTTCGAACTTGGCCACCATTCTATGGGAAAGCCCAAGCAGCTTGTGGAGAGGAACTGAGGACTCCAATTTTCAGCCCTCGCTGGACTCTCTGACCAGCTGGTACCACGTGCCACCATCTGAATGCAGCGTGTTGGAACTGCATCTTCCAGCCCTAACTGAGCTGCCCCAGCAGAAACCTGGTGGAACAGGGACAAGCCTTTCCTGCCAAGCCCTGCCCCGATTGCAGATTCATGGGCAAAATAAGTGACtgctgttattttaagccactaggtACTGGGGTGGTGTGTCCTGCAGCAGTAGATCTTTCTAAACAGATCCCCCTCCTTTCACCGGAACAAGGGCTGCAGGGTAGATGACGGCTGGATCACACAGGGCCTTGTAAGCCTAGGGCAAGCACCGTGGgctttattttaattgttatagGGAACCATTAGAGGACGGCAAGCAACAGAGTCTCTGCAGGCATGTGAGCAGGCAGACAGGCCTGCGAGGAGGCCCCTGCTACAACCCAGATGAGGGGTGGTGGCCAGCCAGGACATGTTCACAGAAGGAGGGTGAGAAGTGGCAGATTCTGGATCGCTGTTGAAGATGGTGTGAACCGGCTctgctgatggattggatgtaGGAAGGGTCACTGATGAGTCTGCAGTTTGGGTTCTAGACAGCTAGGTGACTGCTGGGTGACCATTTCCTGAGGCGAGGACTCGGCACGTGCCGGGAGGCTGCCGAGATACGGTCTTGATGAGAGGTGGCAGCCTAGCCACGgaggacagagagaaggaaggggtgGACTAAAGGGAGTCAGAAGCAAACTGCCCAGGACTTGAGAAGGGGGCAGACAGGGTGCAAAGGGAAGGAGGCTGCTCAGCATGGGGCATCAGCCGCTCCCTTCCTGCCCCTGCTCCATCACCCCACCCTCTCCCCTTGGAATCCCGGCTTTGCCTAGATGTGCTGACAGCCTCCCTGGGGTGTCTGTAATGTGGCTGCCAGCAGGACCCAGAGGGGGCACCCAGAGCAGATGGTGGAGTGGGGTTGGGCTGGTGCTTCCTGAGGAGAGGTCTGCTCCTGCCCCTCATTCACGGCTTGACGCGGTGCTGTCGGAGGCACCTCCAGGCAGACTGTGGTGTGGGGGGCATGAGTGGGCATCTCATATCCAAgagctgggggcaggggtgggaggtgtCTAGTGTCCATgaaactttgggcaagttacctccCTAGCTGCaatggcttctttccttttcaaaGGAGTTTAGTTTGAGGATGCTACATCAGGGGTCCCCAGCCTCCTATGACCCTCAAAGGGTAAGAGCCTCCCTCCTGCCCACAGCTGCCAGGTCCTCAGAGCCCCAGATAAGGATTATAGCTGGTTCATGGAAGGTGGTTCCTTCTGTGCTGAGAAACGACTCTGGAAACTAGAGATTTCCTCCATTTGCAAATACATTTCTAAACTTCAAGGAGGAACTGAATGTTAATCAGACATTAAGACAGGCTGtggaatatttaatgacatagaAAGATGTTACTGACATATTGTCGCATGGGGGAAAATCAGGTTGCAAAATGGTGTGCACACCCTGAGTGATCCTGAGTTCACTCCTCGGCCCCGCCCCATCCAAGCACCCCATGCAGGTGGCGTTCTCAGAAACGCTCGCCACGAGGGGTTAGggcagcttttattttcttcacgcTTTTTGTGCTTCCTACATTACTCTGGGAACCCTGTATTCATTCCAGAATCACACCCACCCCTCTCACCCTCAAAATGCTATCAAATGTGCTGATAACTTGAATTAGAAAATCTGCTGCTTAATAAGAAGGAATCAATGCTCAGAATAGAAAATGTGAAAGATAAAGACTGTCTTTCCACACAGAAGCCACTGTAggaaaaagctatttttaaagcaaaaggtTGTTTACTTTTC
The sequence above is drawn from the Rhinopithecus roxellana isolate Shanxi Qingling chromosome 1, ASM756505v1, whole genome shotgun sequence genome and encodes:
- the LOC104676630 gene encoding histone H1oo isoform X1 yields the protein MAPGSVTSDISPSLTSTAGSSKSTESEKPGEQEEATPQGGPSHSSFPVGRRHPPVLRMVLEALQAGEQRRGTSVAAIKLYILHKYPTVDVLRFKYLLKQALATGMRRGLLARPLNSKARGATGSFKLVPKHKRKIQPRKMGPPMASRRVGEAKGKGPKKPSEAKEDPPNVDKVKKAAKRPAKVQKAPPKPGTATEKARKQGGVAKDTRAQLGEARKVPPKPDKAMRETSSAGGLSRKAKAKGSRSNQGDAEACRKTTAGSKSSKPTASKVTNGAASPPKKKVVAKAKAPKAGQGPNTKAAAPAKGRGSKVAPAHLSRKTEAPKGPRKAGLPIKASSSKVSSQRAEA
- the LOC104676630 gene encoding histone H1oo isoform X2, giving the protein MGPPMASRRVGEAKGKGPKKPSEAKEDPPNVDKVKKAAKRPAKVQKAPPKPGTATEKARKQGGVAKDTRAQLGEARKVPPKPDKAMRETSSAGGLSRKAKAKGSRSNQGDAEACRKTTAGSKSSKPTASKVTNGAASPPKKKVVAKAKAPKAGQGPNTKAAAPAKGRGSKVAPAHLSRKTEAPKGPRKAGLPIKASSSKVSSQRAEA